The following coding sequences lie in one Arachis hypogaea cultivar Tifrunner chromosome 4, arahy.Tifrunner.gnm2.J5K5, whole genome shotgun sequence genomic window:
- the LOC112796265 gene encoding stilbene synthase 1-like, with amino-acid sequence MVSASDIRKVQRAEGPATVLAIGTANPPNCVDQSTYADYYFRVTNSEHMTDLKKKFQRICERTQIKNRHMYLTEEILKENPNMCAYKAPSLDAREDMMIREVPRVGKEAATKAIKEWGQPMSKITHLIFCTTSGVALPGVDYELIVLLGLDPSVKRYMMYHQGCFAGGTVLRLAKDLAENNKDARVLIVCSENTSVTFRGPSETDMDSLVGQALFADGAAAIIIGSDPVPEVENPLFEIVSTDQQLVPNSHGAIGGLLREVGLTFYLNKSVPDIISQNINDALSKAFDPLGISDYNSIFWIAHPGGRAILDQVEEKVNLKPEKMKATRDVLSNYGNMSSACVFFIMDLMRKKSLEAGLKTTGEGLDWGVLFGFGPGLTIETVVLRSVAI; translated from the exons ATGGTGTCTGCGAGTGACATCCGCAAGGTTCAAAGAGCAGAAGGCCCTGCAACCGTATTAGCGATTGGCACAGCAAATCCACCAAACTGTGTTGATCAGAGCACATATGCAGATTACTATTTTAGAGTAACCAATAGCGAGCACATGACCGACCTCAAGAAGAAATTTCAGCGCATTT GTGAGAGAACACAGATCAAGAACAGACATATGTATTTAACAGAAGAAATACTCAAGGAGAATCCTAACATGTGCGCATACAAAGCACCGTCCTTGGATGCAAGGGAAGACATGATGATTAGGGAGGTACCAAGAGTTGGAAAAGAGGCTGCAACTAAGGCAATCAAGGAATGGGGTCAGCCAATGTCTAAGATCACACATTTGATCTTCTGCACCACCAGCGGCGTTGCGTTGCCTGGCGTTGATTACGAACTCATCGTACTCTTAGGGCTCGACCCAAGTGTCAAGAGGTACATGATGTACCACCAAGGCTGCTTCGCTGGCGGCACTGTCCTTCGTTTGGCTAAGGACTTGGCTGAAAACAACAAGGATGCTCGTGTGCTTATTGTTTGTTCTGAAAATACTTCAGTCACTTTTCGTGGTCCTAGTGAGACAGACATGGATAGTCTTGTAGGGCAAGCATTGTTTGCCGATGGAGCTGCTGCGATTATCATTGGTTCTGATCCTGTTCCAGAGGTTGAGAATCCTCTCTTTGAGATTGTTTCAACTGATCAACAACTTGTCCCTAACAGCCATGGAGCCATCGGTGGTCTCCTTCGTGAAGTTGGACTCACCTTCTATCTTAACAAGAGTGTTCCGGATATTATTTCACAAAACATCAATGATGCACTCAGTAAAGCTTTTGATCCACTAGGTATATCTGATTATAACTCAATATTTTGGATTGCACATCCTGGTGGACGTGCAATTTTGGACCAAGTTGAAGAGAAGGTGAACTTGAAACCAGAGAAGATGAAAGCCACCAGAGATGTGCTTAGCAATTATGGTAACATGTCAAGTGCGTGTGTGTTCTTCATTATGGATTTGATGAGAAAGAAGTCACTTGAAGCAGGACTTAAAACCACCGGAGAAGGACTTGATTGGGGTGTGCTTTTCGGTTTTGGTCCTGGTCTCACTATTGAAACTGTTGTTCTCCGCAGTGTGGCCATATGA